A window from Arcobacter sp. CECT 8983 encodes these proteins:
- the rpmA gene encoding 50S ribosomal protein L27, whose protein sequence is MAHKKGQGSTQNNRDSAGKRLGVKKFGGETVRAGNIIIRQRGTKVHCGENVGIGRDHTIYALIDGVVKFDVKSKTRKKVSVYAS, encoded by the coding sequence ATGGCTCACAAGAAAGGTCAAGGAAGTACTCAAAATAATAGAGATTCAGCTGGAAAAAGACTTGGTGTTAAAAAATTTGGTGGAGAAACAGTAAGAGCTGGTAACATCATTATTAGACAAAGAGGTACAAAAGTACACTGTGGAGAAAATGTAGGAATCGGAAGAGATCATACAATTTATGCACTAATTGATGGTGTAGTTAAATTTGACGTGAAAAGTAAAACTAGAAAAAAAGTTTCTGTATACGCTTCATAA
- the rplU gene encoding 50S ribosomal protein L21: MYAIIKCGGKQYKVTEGDVLDIDYTGQAAKETLEITDVLAVNDGELKTGDAVSSAKVEAEVVLDGTGVNRAKKVIIYKKRRRKDSKLKRGFRKSFTKIRITKIAA, encoded by the coding sequence ATGTACGCAATTATTAAGTGTGGTGGTAAGCAGTATAAAGTGACTGAAGGTGATGTTTTAGATATCGATTATACTGGTCAAGCTGCTAAAGAAACTCTTGAAATCACTGATGTTTTAGCTGTTAATGATGGTGAATTAAAAACTGGTGATGCTGTTTCTTCTGCAAAAGTTGAAGCAGAGGTTGTATTAGATGGAACTGGTGTAAATAGAGCTAAAAAAGTTATCATTTACAAAAAAAGAAGAAGAAAAGATTCTAAGTTAAAAAGAGGTTTCAGAAAGAGCTTCACTAAAATTAGAATTACTAAAATCGCTGCATAA
- a CDS encoding Rid family detoxifying hydrolase, whose translation MEKINSKKLPAAIGPYSQAVKANGLIYTSGQVPLDVDGNMVERDIKVQTRQVFENLRNLLDDALCGMDNVIKITIYLENMEDFGVVNVLCAEAFGEHKPVRTTISAKGLPMNSMIVIDAIAQPYDYY comes from the coding sequence ATGGAAAAAATCAACTCTAAAAAATTACCAGCAGCAATTGGTCCTTATTCTCAAGCTGTTAAAGCAAATGGTCTAATTTATACTTCAGGTCAAGTACCTTTAGATGTAGATGGAAATATGGTTGAAAGAGATATTAAGGTTCAAACAAGACAAGTATTTGAAAACTTAAGAAATCTACTAGATGACGCATTATGTGGTATGGATAATGTAATTAAAATAACAATTTATTTAGAAAATATGGAAGATTTTGGTGTAGTAAATGTTCTTTGTGCTGAAGCATTTGGTGAACACAAACCTGTAAGAACTACTATATCAGCTAAAGGTTTACCAATGAATTCAATGATTGTAATTGATGCAATTGCTCAACCATACGATTATTATTAA
- the dnaG gene encoding DNA primase, which yields MITKESIENLKNHLDVVDVISQFLELKKSGANFKACCPFHGEDTPSFVVSPQKQIYHCFGCGVGGDSIKFVMEYEKLSYPETLEKLASMYNVTLTYDNVNQQRQDTKVLEEANKFYQKLFVSNQTAKEYIKSRGISEFSVEKFEIGYAPYSNDTINFLKNNHLNLAEAKDLGLIDTGHNGLYARFIERITFPIYSQSGKVVGFGGRTISGHNAKYINSPQTKLFNKSKLLYGYNLAKENIYKKNRMIVTEGYLDVIMLHQAGFNTAVATLGTALTKDHLPLLRRGEPQIILAYDGDKAGLAAAYKASVMLSQGNFEGGVVIFGEGRDPADMVKEGKIEELNKIFSNPQNFISYTIDYIISKYDINIPSQKQKALIETNDYLKTLSELYQDEYKRYLAQKLNVRENLIKVSSDVVRRTDVNLSKIDIAELCIIRSILENPKRLDMVLDIVDISMFEYHKNEFELLISDPENISLNGILLNDKLEVYDEQRLKEELIVLLYTFYTKKLTSLKYDQTLNLKEKGFKLRKVQDNLRQLKQGKLVSYNL from the coding sequence ATGATAACAAAAGAGTCAATTGAAAATTTAAAAAATCACCTAGATGTTGTAGATGTAATATCTCAGTTTTTAGAATTAAAAAAAAGTGGTGCAAACTTTAAAGCTTGTTGCCCCTTTCATGGTGAAGACACTCCTTCTTTTGTAGTTAGTCCTCAAAAGCAAATCTATCACTGTTTTGGATGTGGAGTAGGTGGTGACTCAATAAAGTTTGTAATGGAGTATGAAAAACTTTCTTATCCTGAAACTTTAGAAAAATTAGCTTCAATGTATAATGTTACTTTAACATATGATAATGTTAATCAACAAAGACAAGACACAAAAGTTTTAGAAGAAGCAAATAAATTTTATCAAAAGCTTTTTGTTTCAAATCAAACTGCAAAAGAGTATATAAAAAGTAGGGGAATTTCAGAGTTTTCAGTTGAAAAATTTGAAATTGGCTATGCTCCTTATTCCAATGATACAATCAACTTTTTAAAAAACAATCATCTTAATCTTGCAGAAGCAAAAGATTTAGGTCTTATTGATACAGGGCATAATGGTTTATATGCAAGATTTATTGAAAGAATAACTTTCCCTATTTATTCACAAAGTGGCAAAGTTGTTGGTTTTGGTGGAAGAACAATCTCAGGACACAATGCAAAGTATATAAATTCTCCCCAGACAAAACTATTTAACAAATCAAAACTTTTATACGGCTATAACTTAGCAAAAGAGAATATTTATAAAAAAAATAGAATGATTGTTACTGAAGGATATTTAGATGTAATTATGCTTCATCAAGCAGGATTTAATACAGCAGTTGCAACTTTAGGAACTGCACTTACAAAGGATCATTTACCTCTTTTAAGAAGAGGAGAACCTCAAATTATTTTAGCTTATGATGGAGATAAAGCAGGATTAGCTGCTGCATATAAAGCGTCTGTTATGCTTTCTCAAGGAAATTTTGAAGGTGGAGTTGTTATCTTTGGGGAAGGAAGAGATCCCGCTGATATGGTTAAAGAAGGTAAGATAGAAGAGTTAAATAAAATTTTCTCAAATCCTCAAAACTTTATTTCTTATACTATTGATTATATAATTTCAAAATATGATATAAATATTCCAAGTCAGAAACAAAAAGCATTAATAGAGACAAATGATTATTTAAAAACTTTAAGTGAATTGTACCAAGATGAATACAAAAGATATTTAGCTCAAAAGCTAAATGTAAGAGAAAATCTTATTAAAGTTAGTTCTGATGTAGTTAGACGAACTGATGTAAATTTAAGTAAAATAGATATTGCAGAACTTTGTATTATTAGGTCAATATTAGAAAATCCTAAGAGATTAGATATGGTACTTGATATTGTGGATATATCTATGTTTGAATACCATAAAAACGAGTTTGAACTTTTAATAAGTGATCCAGAAAATATATCTTTAAATGGGATTTTATTAAATGATAAACTTGAAGTTTATGATGAGCAAAGATTAAAAGAAGAGTTAATCGTATTACTTTATACTTTTTATACCAAAAAATTGACTTCTTTAAAATATGATCAAACATTAAATTTGAAAGAAAAAGGTTTTAAACTAAGAAAAGTGCAAGACAATTTAAGACAATTAAAACAAGGTAAACTTGTAAGTTACAATCTTTAA